One window of the Enterobacter huaxiensis genome contains the following:
- the pgk gene encoding phosphoglycerate kinase, whose product MSVIKMTDLDLAGKRVFIRADLNVPVKDGKVTSDARIRASLPTIELALKQGAKVMVTSHLGRPTEGEYNEEFSLLPVVNYLKDKLSSPVRLVKDYLDGVEVAAGELVVLENVRFNKGEKKDDEALSKKYAALCDVFVMDAFGTAHRAQASTHGIGKFADVACAGPLLADELEALGKALKEPARPMVAIVGGSKVSTKLTVLDSLSKIADQLIVGGGIANTFVAAQGHNVGKSLYEADLVDEAKRLLTTCDIPVPTDVRVATEFSETATATLKSVNDIKDEEQILDLGDVSAQKLADILKNAKTILWNGPVGVFEFPNFRKGTEIVANAIADSEAFSIAGGGDTLAAIDLFGISDKISYISTGGGAFLEFVEGKVLPAVAMLEERAKK is encoded by the coding sequence ATGTCTGTAATTAAGATGACCGATCTGGATCTGGCAGGTAAACGCGTTTTCATCCGTGCCGATCTGAACGTACCGGTTAAAGATGGCAAAGTGACCAGCGACGCGCGTATTCGTGCATCTCTGCCAACCATCGAGCTGGCTCTGAAGCAGGGCGCTAAAGTGATGGTAACCTCCCACCTGGGTCGTCCAACTGAAGGCGAGTACAACGAAGAGTTCTCTCTGCTGCCGGTTGTTAATTACCTGAAAGACAAACTGTCCAGCCCGGTTCGCCTGGTGAAAGATTACCTGGACGGCGTTGAAGTTGCTGCCGGTGAACTGGTTGTTCTGGAAAACGTTCGCTTCAACAAAGGCGAAAAGAAAGACGACGAAGCGCTGTCCAAAAAATACGCTGCACTGTGCGACGTATTCGTGATGGATGCATTCGGTACTGCTCACCGTGCGCAGGCTTCTACCCACGGTATCGGTAAATTCGCAGACGTTGCTTGCGCAGGTCCTCTGCTGGCTGACGAACTGGAAGCACTGGGTAAAGCACTGAAAGAACCAGCGCGTCCAATGGTCGCTATCGTTGGCGGTTCTAAAGTTTCTACCAAACTGACCGTTCTGGATTCCCTGTCAAAAATCGCTGACCAGCTGATCGTTGGCGGTGGTATCGCGAACACCTTCGTTGCCGCTCAAGGCCACAACGTCGGTAAGTCCCTGTACGAAGCGGACCTGGTTGACGAAGCGAAACGCCTCCTGACCACCTGTGATATCCCAGTCCCAACTGACGTACGCGTAGCGACCGAGTTCTCTGAAACCGCTACCGCGACCCTGAAATCTGTAAACGACATCAAAGATGAAGAGCAGATTCTGGACCTGGGCGACGTTTCTGCACAGAAACTGGCTGATATCCTGAAAAACGCAAAAACTATCCTGTGGAACGGTCCTGTTGGCGTGTTCGAATTCCCGAACTTCCGCAAAGGTACTGAAATCGTTGCTAACGCAATCGCAGACAGCGAAGCGTTCTCTATCGCAGGCGGCGGTGACACCCTGGCAGCTATCGACCTGTTCGGTATCTCAGACAAGATCTCCTACATCTCCACTGGCGGCGGCGCATTCCTCGAGTTCGTGGAAGGCAAAGTACTGCCGGCAGTAGCAATGCTCGAAGAGCGCGCTAAGAAGTAA
- the fbaA gene encoding class II fructose-bisphosphate aldolase, which produces MSKIFDFVKPGVITGDDVQKVFQVAKENNFALPAVNCVGTDSINAVLETAAKVKAPVIVQFSNGGAAFIAGKGVKTDVPQGAAILGAISGAHHVHQMAEHYGVPVILHTDHCAKKLLPWIDGLLDAGEKHFAATGKPLFSSHMIDLSEESLHENIEICSKYLARMAKMDMTLEIELGCTGGEEDGVDNSHMDASALYTQPEDVDYAYTELSKISPRFTIAASFGNVHGVYKPGNVVLTPTILRDSQEYVSKKHNLPHNSLNFVFHGGSGSSAQEIKDSVSYGVVKMNIDTDTQWATWDGILGYYKTNEAYLQGQLGNPKGEDQPNKKYYDPRVWLRAAQTSMITRLEQAFKELNAVDVL; this is translated from the coding sequence ATGTCTAAAATTTTTGATTTCGTAAAACCTGGCGTTATCACCGGTGATGACGTACAGAAAGTGTTCCAGGTAGCTAAAGAAAACAACTTCGCTCTGCCAGCAGTTAACTGCGTGGGTACCGACTCCATCAACGCCGTACTGGAAACTGCAGCCAAAGTTAAAGCTCCAGTTATCGTTCAGTTCTCTAACGGTGGCGCTGCGTTCATCGCAGGTAAAGGCGTGAAAACTGACGTTCCTCAGGGCGCTGCAATCCTGGGTGCTATCTCTGGTGCGCACCACGTACACCAGATGGCTGAACACTACGGTGTTCCAGTTATCCTGCACACTGACCACTGCGCGAAGAAACTGCTGCCGTGGATCGACGGCCTGCTGGACGCGGGTGAAAAACACTTCGCGGCAACCGGTAAGCCACTGTTCTCTTCTCACATGATCGACCTGTCTGAAGAGTCTCTGCACGAAAACATCGAAATCTGCTCCAAATACCTGGCGCGCATGGCCAAAATGGACATGACTCTGGAAATCGAACTGGGTTGCACCGGTGGTGAAGAAGACGGCGTGGACAACAGCCACATGGACGCTTCTGCACTGTACACCCAGCCAGAAGACGTTGACTACGCGTACACCGAGCTGAGCAAAATCAGCCCACGCTTCACCATTGCGGCGTCCTTCGGTAACGTGCACGGCGTTTACAAACCAGGTAACGTGGTTCTGACCCCGACCATCCTGCGTGATTCTCAGGAATACGTGTCCAAGAAACACAACCTGCCGCACAACAGCCTGAACTTCGTCTTCCACGGCGGTTCCGGTTCTTCTGCTCAGGAAATCAAAGACTCCGTAAGCTACGGCGTAGTGAAAATGAACATCGATACCGATACCCAGTGGGCAACATGGGACGGTATCCTGGGCTACTACAAAACTAACGAAGCTTACCTGCAGGGTCAGCTGGGCAACCCGAAAGGCGAAGACCAGCCGAACAAGAAATACTACGATCCGCGCGTATGGCTGCGTGCTGCCCAGACTTCAATGATCACGCGTCTGGAGCAGGCATTCAAAGAACTGAACGCGGTTGACGTTCTGTAA
- the mscS gene encoding small-conductance mechanosensitive channel MscS — MEDLGVVDGINNAGTWLVRNQALLISYAVNIAAAIAIIVVGMIIARTVSRGVNRVMLARHIDATVADFLSALVRYGIIAFTLIAAMGRVGVQTASVIAVLGAAGLAVGLALQGSLANLAAGVLLVTFRPFRAGEYVDLGGTAGTVLNVQIFSTTLRSADGKIVIVPNKKVIDGNITNFSREPVRRNELLIGVGYDSDTELVKKLITDIIESDDRILKDREMTVRLNELGASSINFVVRIWSKSGDLQNVYWDVLERIKRDFDANGISFPYPQMDVNFKKVKEAD, encoded by the coding sequence ATGGAAGATCTCGGTGTAGTAGATGGCATCAACAACGCGGGAACCTGGCTGGTGCGCAACCAGGCTCTCCTGATTAGCTATGCAGTGAATATTGCGGCAGCGATTGCCATCATTGTCGTGGGGATGATAATTGCCCGTACGGTTTCAAGAGGCGTCAACCGCGTCATGCTGGCTCGTCATATCGACGCAACCGTTGCTGATTTTCTTTCTGCGCTGGTGCGTTACGGGATCATCGCCTTCACCCTGATTGCGGCAATGGGCCGTGTCGGCGTACAAACCGCTTCGGTCATTGCCGTGCTGGGTGCCGCCGGTTTGGCCGTGGGTCTGGCACTTCAGGGCTCGCTGGCAAACCTTGCGGCTGGCGTGCTGCTGGTGACGTTCCGACCTTTCCGCGCCGGGGAATATGTCGATCTCGGCGGTACAGCGGGTACCGTGCTGAACGTGCAAATTTTCTCCACCACGCTGCGCTCGGCGGATGGCAAAATTGTTATCGTGCCAAACAAGAAGGTCATTGATGGCAACATCACCAACTTCTCACGCGAGCCGGTTCGCCGTAATGAACTCCTCATCGGGGTTGGCTATGATTCCGATACCGAGCTGGTGAAAAAGCTGATTACCGATATTATCGAATCAGATGACCGCATTCTTAAAGATCGCGAAATGACCGTTCGCCTGAACGAGCTGGGCGCGTCATCCATTAATTTTGTGGTGCGCATCTGGAGTAAAAGCGGCGATCTGCAGAACGTTTACTGGGATGTACTGGAACGCATCAAGCGTGACTTTGACGCCAACGGCATCAGCTTCCCGTATCCGCAGATGGATGTGAACTTCAAAAAAGTGAAAGAAGCTGACTAA
- a CDS encoding ABC transporter substrate-binding protein, with protein sequence MKHQGVATVISAIFALLTAFPTIASAEKILRYTDHEPYGNMRTQFIKNVFFSEIEKESQGRLKIEAHWEGDISSSYNALNTLGQGTRADIGIVVPEYTAEQLPLHQIFKSFPLGPENGEAQVSFFHRVFQQHPQFARELGQNNLVNLQFFLGYPVGFFTRQPDVELNQLEGTKWRTASFWHQSFLRNAGGVTLAMPWNDKITDALRAGQLNGLMVNLDSGDDIHAQRAAPYIHYSPALWLGHIYLLVINKDTLNALDERDRLAIRRAAETTEKQLGAALDSGLASLTARLENEGAKLHLLSRDEQMEWQKATRYQEVQEEWVRQQESKGNRDAGKLMHELRLLLEAKRPHEMRALSELTDVSQLLSLF encoded by the coding sequence ATGAAACATCAAGGCGTTGCAACGGTCATCTCCGCCATTTTTGCGCTCTTAACGGCATTTCCGACCATAGCGAGTGCAGAAAAGATACTTCGTTACACGGACCACGAACCGTACGGCAATATGCGTACGCAATTTATAAAAAACGTTTTCTTTAGTGAGATTGAAAAAGAATCGCAAGGCCGCCTGAAAATTGAAGCCCACTGGGAAGGCGATATATCAAGTAGTTACAATGCGCTAAATACGCTTGGCCAGGGCACCAGAGCTGATATTGGCATCGTTGTCCCTGAATATACGGCTGAGCAACTGCCGCTTCATCAAATATTCAAAAGCTTTCCCCTGGGGCCTGAAAACGGCGAGGCTCAGGTGAGCTTCTTTCATCGCGTGTTCCAGCAACACCCTCAGTTTGCCCGCGAGCTTGGGCAGAATAACCTGGTGAATCTGCAGTTCTTCCTGGGGTATCCGGTCGGGTTCTTTACCCGTCAGCCAGACGTTGAGCTGAATCAGCTAGAGGGAACAAAATGGCGAACGGCCAGCTTCTGGCATCAGTCATTTTTGCGCAATGCGGGCGGAGTTACCCTGGCAATGCCCTGGAATGACAAGATTACCGACGCGTTGCGCGCGGGACAGTTGAATGGCCTTATGGTGAATCTCGATAGCGGAGATGACATACATGCGCAGCGCGCTGCGCCCTACATTCATTATTCTCCTGCGCTCTGGCTGGGGCATATCTATCTTCTGGTTATAAATAAGGACACCTTAAACGCACTGGACGAGCGGGATCGTCTTGCTATTCGTCGTGCAGCCGAAACCACAGAGAAACAACTCGGTGCGGCGTTGGACAGCGGGCTGGCTTCTCTCACCGCGCGTCTGGAAAACGAAGGCGCTAAGCTCCATCTTCTGAGCCGTGATGAGCAAATGGAATGGCAGAAAGCAACGCGATATCAAGAGGTTCAGGAAGAATGGGTACGACAACAGGAAAGTAAGGGTAATAGGGACGCAGGCAAATTGATGCACGAGCTACGCCTGCTGCTTGAGGCTAAACGCCCGCATGAAATGCGGGCGTTGTCTGAGCTGACGGACGTTAGTCAGCTTCTTTCACTTTTTTGA
- the argO gene encoding arginine exporter ArgO, whose product MLTYYFQGLALGAAMILPLGPQNAFVMNQGIRRQYHLMIALLCAVSDLLLICAGIFGGSALLMQSPWLLALVTWGGVAFLLWYGFGALKTAMSSNLELASAEVMKQGRWKIIVTMLAVTWLNPHVYLDTFVVLGSLGGQLDVEPKRWFALGTVSASFLWFFSLAILAAWLAPRLRTAKAQRIINTLVGLVMWFIAFQLAKEGIHHVQGLFN is encoded by the coding sequence ATGTTAACTTACTATTTTCAAGGGCTTGCATTGGGTGCGGCCATGATCCTTCCCCTCGGCCCGCAGAATGCGTTTGTGATGAACCAGGGCATACGCCGTCAGTATCACCTGATGATTGCGCTGCTGTGCGCGGTCAGCGATTTACTGCTAATTTGCGCCGGGATATTTGGCGGCAGCGCCCTGCTGATGCAGTCGCCGTGGCTGCTGGCGCTGGTCACCTGGGGCGGAGTGGCATTCCTGCTGTGGTACGGTTTCGGCGCTCTGAAAACGGCGATGAGCAGCAACCTCGAACTGGCAAGCGCGGAAGTGATGAAGCAGGGGCGCTGGAAGATCATCGTCACCATGCTGGCTGTTACCTGGCTTAACCCGCATGTCTATCTTGATACCTTCGTGGTGCTGGGCAGCCTGGGTGGGCAGCTGGACGTTGAGCCAAAACGCTGGTTCGCGCTCGGCACGGTGAGCGCCTCTTTCCTCTGGTTCTTTAGCCTTGCGATTCTGGCCGCGTGGCTGGCCCCCCGTCTGCGCACCGCGAAAGCGCAGCGCATTATCAACACGCTGGTGGGACTGGTTATGTGGTTTATCGCCTTCCAGCTGGCGAAAGAGGGGATTCATCACGTACAGGGTTTGTTCAACTAA
- a CDS encoding oxidative stress defense protein, which translates to MKFKVMALAALVGLGAVSVQANELPNGPHIVTSGTASVDAVPDVATLAIEVNVAAKDAATAKKQADDRVAQYLSFLEQNGVGKKDISSANLRTQPDYDYQNGKSILKGYRAVRTVEVTVRQLDKLNSLLDGALKAGLNEIRSVSLGVAQPEKYKDEARKAAIDDAVHQAQQLASGFKSKLGPVYSVRYHVSNYQPSPMVRMMKADAAPVSAQETYEQPTIQFDDQVDVVFQLEPAASEQPKPAQ; encoded by the coding sequence GTGAAGTTTAAAGTGATGGCCCTGGCGGCATTGGTTGGTTTAGGTGCGGTGTCGGTGCAGGCGAATGAACTGCCAAACGGCCCGCACATCGTCACCTCAGGCACCGCAAGCGTGGACGCGGTACCGGATGTTGCAACCCTGGCAATTGAAGTGAACGTGGCCGCAAAAGATGCTGCTACCGCCAAGAAACAGGCAGACGATCGCGTTGCGCAATATCTCTCTTTCCTTGAGCAAAACGGCGTAGGTAAAAAAGATATCAGCTCCGCTAACCTGCGTACCCAGCCGGATTATGACTATCAGAACGGCAAAAGCATTCTGAAAGGCTACCGTGCCGTGCGTACAGTGGAAGTGACCGTGCGCCAGCTTGATAAGCTGAATTCCCTGCTGGACGGCGCGCTGAAGGCGGGTCTGAATGAAATTCGCTCCGTGTCACTGGGCGTTGCGCAACCGGAGAAGTACAAAGACGAAGCGCGTAAAGCGGCAATTGATGATGCAGTTCATCAGGCGCAGCAGCTGGCGTCAGGCTTTAAGAGCAAGCTCGGCCCGGTGTATAGCGTGCGTTATCACGTCTCTAACTATCAGCCAAGCCCGATGGTGCGGATGATGAAGGCGGATGCCGCGCCGGTTTCTGCTCAGGAAACCTACGAGCAGCCGACCATTCAGTTCGACGATCAGGTTGATGTGGTGTTCCAGCTGGAGCCTGCTGCGTCAGAGCAGCCGAAACCCGCTCAATAA
- the argP gene encoding DNA-binding transcriptional regulator ArgP: protein MKRPDYRTLQALDAVIRERGFERAAQKLCITQSAVSQRIKQLENMFGQPLLVRTVPPRPTEQGQKLLALLRQVELLEDEWLGDEQTGSTPLLLSLAVNADSLATWLLPALAPVLADSPIRLNLQVEDETRTQERLRRGEVVGAVSIQPQALPSCLVDQLGALDYLFVGSKAFADRYFPNGVTRAALLKAPAVAFDHLDDMHQAFLQQNFDLPPGSVPCHIVNSSEAFVQLARQGTTCCMIPHLQIERELKSGELIDLTPGLYQRRMLYWHRFAPESRMMRNVTDALLAFGHKVLRQD from the coding sequence ATGAAACGTCCGGACTACAGAACACTACAGGCACTTGATGCGGTTATTCGTGAACGCGGTTTTGAGCGCGCGGCGCAGAAGCTGTGTATTACTCAGTCCGCCGTCTCACAGCGTATCAAACAGCTTGAAAACATGTTCGGGCAACCGCTGCTGGTGCGTACCGTTCCGCCGCGTCCAACGGAGCAAGGCCAAAAGCTGCTTGCCCTGCTGCGTCAGGTTGAGCTGCTGGAAGACGAGTGGCTGGGAGACGAACAGACCGGCTCTACGCCGCTGCTGCTCTCGCTGGCGGTGAACGCCGACAGTCTGGCAACCTGGCTGCTGCCTGCGCTTGCGCCGGTGCTGGCCGATTCTCCTATCCGACTGAATTTGCAGGTAGAAGATGAAACCCGCACTCAGGAGCGCCTGCGCCGCGGCGAAGTGGTTGGGGCCGTCAGTATCCAGCCTCAGGCGCTGCCAAGCTGTCTGGTGGATCAGCTGGGCGCGCTGGACTATCTGTTTGTCGGTTCAAAAGCCTTTGCCGATCGCTACTTCCCGAACGGCGTCACCCGCGCCGCGCTGCTGAAAGCGCCTGCCGTCGCCTTTGACCATCTGGACGACATGCATCAGGCCTTCCTGCAGCAAAACTTCGATCTGCCGCCGGGCAGCGTGCCGTGCCACATCGTGAACTCGTCTGAAGCCTTTGTGCAGCTCGCACGCCAGGGCACGACCTGCTGCATGATCCCACACCTGCAGATTGAGCGAGAGTTGAAAAGCGGCGAGCTGATTGACTTAACGCCGGGCCTGTATCAGCGCCGGATGCTGTACTGGCACCGTTTTGCGCCGGAAAGCCGCATGATGCGCAACGTCACTGACGCGCTGCTGGCGTTCGGGCATAAGGTATTGAGGCAGGATTAG
- the rpiA gene encoding ribose-5-phosphate isomerase RpiA, producing MTQDELKKAVGWAALQYVQPGTIVGVGTGSTAAHFIDALGTMKGQIEGAVSSSDASTEKLKSLGITVFDLNEVDRLGIYVDGADEINGHMQMIKGGGAALTREKIIASVADKFICIADASKQVDILGNFPLPVEVIPMARSAVARELVKLGGRPEYRQGVLTDNGNVILDVHGLEILDAIALENAINGIPGVVTVGLFANRGADVALIGTADGVKTIVK from the coding sequence ATGACGCAGGATGAACTGAAAAAAGCAGTAGGATGGGCCGCTCTCCAGTACGTACAGCCGGGCACCATTGTGGGTGTTGGCACCGGGTCAACGGCGGCACACTTTATCGATGCATTGGGCACGATGAAAGGGCAGATCGAGGGCGCTGTTTCCAGCTCCGATGCTTCCACGGAAAAGCTGAAAAGCCTCGGCATTACCGTTTTTGATTTGAATGAAGTGGATCGTCTGGGGATTTACGTGGACGGCGCGGATGAGATAAACGGCCATATGCAGATGATCAAGGGCGGCGGCGCGGCGCTGACGCGTGAAAAGATCATCGCGTCTGTTGCAGACAAGTTCATCTGTATCGCGGATGCCTCCAAGCAGGTAGATATCCTCGGTAACTTCCCGCTGCCGGTTGAAGTGATCCCGATGGCCCGCAGCGCGGTCGCGCGCGAGCTGGTGAAGCTGGGCGGCCGTCCGGAATACCGCCAGGGCGTCCTTACCGATAACGGTAACGTGATCCTTGACGTTCACGGCCTGGAAATTCTCGACGCGATAGCGCTGGAAAATGCCATTAACGGCATTCCGGGCGTAGTCACCGTAGGGTTATTCGCCAACCGTGGCGCGGACGTCGCGCTGATTGGCACCGCTGACGGCGTGAAAACCATCGTAAAATGA
- the serA gene encoding phosphoglycerate dehydrogenase produces MAKVSLEKDKIKFLLVEGVHQKAIDSLRAAGYTNIEFHKGALDTEELKASIRDAHFIGLRSRTHLTEDIIAAAEKLVAIGCFCIGTNQVDLNAAAKRGIPVFNAPFSNTRSVAELVIGELLLLLRGIPEANAKAHRGVWNKLASGSFEARGKKLGIIGYGHIGTQLGILAESLGMHVFFYDIESKLPLGNATQVQHLSDLLNMSDVVSLHVPENASTKNMMGAEELALMKPGSLLINAARGTVVDIPALADALKRKHLAGAAIDVFPTEPATNSDPFTSPLCEFDNVILTPHIGGSTQEAQENIGLEVAGKLSKYSDNGSTLSAVNFPEVSLPLHGGRRLLHIHENRPGVLTAINQIFAEQGVNIAAQYLQTNSQMGYVVIDIEATEEVAEKALQGMKAIPGTIRARLLY; encoded by the coding sequence ATGGCAAAGGTATCACTGGAGAAAGACAAGATTAAATTCCTGCTGGTCGAGGGCGTGCATCAAAAAGCAATCGATAGCCTTCGTGCGGCAGGGTACACCAACATCGAATTTCACAAAGGCGCGCTCGATACCGAAGAGCTGAAAGCGTCCATCCGTGATGCCCACTTCATTGGCCTGCGATCCCGCACTCACCTGACTGAAGACATTATTGCTGCGGCGGAAAAGCTGGTGGCTATCGGCTGTTTCTGCATCGGCACCAACCAGGTTGACCTGAACGCTGCCGCTAAACGCGGTATTCCCGTCTTCAACGCCCCGTTTTCCAACACCCGCTCCGTGGCGGAGCTGGTGATTGGCGAACTGCTGCTGCTGCTGCGCGGCATTCCTGAAGCCAACGCCAAGGCGCACCGCGGCGTGTGGAACAAGCTGGCGTCCGGCTCTTTCGAAGCGCGCGGCAAGAAGCTTGGCATTATCGGCTATGGCCACATCGGCACCCAGCTCGGCATTCTGGCTGAATCTCTCGGCATGCATGTCTTCTTCTACGACATTGAAAGCAAGCTGCCGCTGGGCAACGCTACTCAGGTTCAACATCTGTCTGACCTGCTTAACATGAGCGACGTGGTGAGCCTGCACGTTCCGGAAAATGCCTCAACCAAAAACATGATGGGAGCTGAAGAGCTGGCGCTGATGAAGCCGGGCTCTCTGCTGATCAACGCCGCGCGCGGTACGGTTGTCGATATCCCCGCGCTGGCGGATGCCCTGAAGCGTAAACATCTGGCAGGTGCGGCGATTGACGTCTTCCCGACGGAGCCTGCCACCAACAGCGATCCGTTCACCTCTCCGCTGTGCGAGTTCGACAACGTGATCCTGACGCCGCACATCGGCGGCTCCACGCAGGAAGCCCAGGAGAATATCGGCCTGGAAGTGGCGGGTAAGCTGAGCAAATACTCCGACAACGGTTCGACGCTCTCTGCGGTTAACTTCCCGGAAGTGTCTCTGCCGCTGCACGGCGGCCGTCGTCTGCTGCACATTCATGAAAACCGTCCTGGCGTGCTGACCGCCATCAACCAGATCTTCGCAGAGCAGGGCGTCAACATTGCCGCACAGTATCTGCAGACGAACTCGCAGATGGGCTACGTGGTGATTGATATCGAAGCGACGGAAGAGGTTGCCGAGAAAGCGCTGCAGGGCATGAAGGCGATTCCGGGGACGATTCGCGCGCGTCTGCTTTACTGA
- a CDS encoding 5-formyltetrahydrofolate cyclo-ligase → MTQFPEVSASRQDIRQLIRKRRRALTPEQQSEFAQQAAARMMAYPPVLMANTVALFLSFDGELDTQPLIEQLWRAGKKVYLPVLHPFSPGNLLFLHYHPHSELVVNRLKITEPKLDVRDVLPLSGLDVLITPLVAFDEQGQRLGMGGGFYDRTLQNWQQHGLQPVGYAHDCQGVEALPVEKWDVPLPAVVTPSKTWLW, encoded by the coding sequence ATGACCCAATTCCCTGAAGTTTCTGCTTCACGCCAGGACATCCGTCAGTTAATTCGCAAGCGTCGTCGTGCCTTAACGCCCGAGCAACAATCCGAATTCGCCCAGCAGGCCGCCGCGCGTATGATGGCCTATCCGCCCGTGCTGATGGCAAACACCGTGGCCCTGTTTCTCTCGTTTGACGGCGAGCTGGATACGCAGCCGCTCATAGAGCAGCTCTGGCGCGCCGGGAAGAAAGTTTATCTGCCGGTCCTTCATCCATTCAGCCCGGGAAACCTGCTGTTTCTGCACTACCATCCGCACAGCGAGCTGGTGGTGAACCGCCTGAAAATCACCGAACCTAAACTTGACGTACGCGACGTGCTGCCGCTCTCCGGGCTGGATGTGCTGATTACGCCGCTGGTAGCGTTTGATGAACAGGGTCAGCGCTTAGGGATGGGCGGCGGTTTTTACGACAGGACGCTGCAAAACTGGCAGCAGCATGGGTTACAGCCGGTGGGTTACGCGCATGATTGTCAGGGCGTGGAGGCATTACCGGTGGAGAAGTGGGATGTGCCGTTGCCGGCGGTGGTGACGCCCAGTAAAACGTGGCTTTGGTAG
- the zapA gene encoding cell division protein ZapA, with the protein MSAQPVDLQIFGRSLRVNCPPEQRDALNQAADDLNQRLQDLKERTRVTNTEQLVFIAALNISYELTQEKAKTRDYAASMEQRIKMLQQTIEQALLDQGRNPERPGPKFE; encoded by the coding sequence ATGTCTGCACAACCCGTCGATCTCCAGATTTTTGGCCGTTCACTGCGAGTGAATTGTCCGCCTGAACAAAGGGATGCTTTGAATCAGGCCGCGGACGATTTGAATCAGCGGTTGCAAGATCTAAAAGAACGCACTAGAGTCACAAATACTGAGCAGCTGGTTTTCATCGCCGCGTTGAACATCAGCTATGAACTGACTCAGGAAAAAGCGAAGACCCGCGACTACGCGGCTAGCATGGAGCAGCGCATTAAAATGCTCCAGCAGACCATTGAACAGGCACTACTTGATCAAGGTCGCAATCCCGAAAGACCGGGACCAAAGTTTGAATAA
- a CDS encoding YecA/YgfB family protein, with product MSIQNEMPGYKDLNQLLNQQGVGLTPAEMHGLISGMLCGGNSDSSWQPLIHDLTNEGLAFGHELAEALRKMHATTSDSLEDDGFLFQLYLPDGDDVSVFDRADALAGWVNHYLLGLGVSQPKLDKVTGEAGEAIDDLRNIAQLGYDEDEDQEELEMSLEEIIEYVRVAALLCHDTFTRSQPTAPEVRKPTLH from the coding sequence ATGTCTATACAGAACGAAATGCCTGGTTACAAGGATTTAAACCAGTTACTGAACCAGCAGGGCGTGGGTTTAACCCCTGCTGAAATGCACGGTCTGATCAGTGGCATGCTGTGCGGTGGAAACAGCGACAGCTCCTGGCAGCCGCTGATCCACGACCTCACGAATGAAGGGCTGGCGTTTGGTCACGAGCTGGCGGAAGCGCTGCGTAAAATGCACGCGACGACCAGCGATTCGCTGGAAGACGATGGCTTCCTTTTTCAGCTTTATCTGCCTGACGGCGACGACGTCAGCGTGTTCGATCGCGCAGACGCCCTCGCCGGTTGGGTAAACCACTATCTGCTGGGGCTGGGCGTGTCTCAGCCGAAGCTCGATAAAGTGACCGGCGAGGCGGGTGAAGCGATCGACGACCTGCGCAACATTGCGCAGCTTGGCTACGACGAAGACGAAGACCAGGAAGAGCTGGAAATGTCTCTCGAAGAGATTATCGAGTACGTGCGCGTGGCGGCGCTGCTGTGCCACGACACCTTTACGCGCTCGCAGCCAACCGCGCCGGAAGTCAGAAAACCAACCTTACATTAA